From a single Lolium rigidum isolate FL_2022 chromosome 7, APGP_CSIRO_Lrig_0.1, whole genome shotgun sequence genomic region:
- the LOC124675650 gene encoding peroxidase 1-like: MHNMAYRLIFGFVIPLVLQSSLVLCNPPELKVGFYQYTCPYAEVIIRDEMTRIISHVPSLAGPLLRMHFHDCFVNGCDASILLDSLPGLPSEKESIPNLSLRGFGTIDLVKAKLEQACPGVVSCADILALVARDVVVLTHGPYWDVPTGRRDGMSSVKDDALNNLPPPFFDATRNLYQFFIPKGLDAKDQVVLLGGHTLGTSHCSSFSDRLYNFSGTLMPDPSLDRQYVPRLKTKCVPGDTRTLVEMDPGSFRTFDASYYRVVAKGRALFTSDETLMLDPFARDYVLRQAAVAAEGAYPAEFFADFAASMVKMGNMQVLTGEHGQVRRRCAAVNLMYM, from the exons ATGCACAACATGGCTTACAGACTCATCTTTGGATTTGTCATTCCTCTTGTCCTACAATCCTCGTTAGTGTTATGCAATCCACCAGAGTTGAAGGTTGGCTTTTACCAATACACATGCCCATATGCAGAGGTCATCATTCGTGATGAGATGACCAGGATCATCTCCCACGTCCCAAGCCTCGCCGGCCCTCTGCTTCGCATGCACTTCCACGACTGTTTCGTGAAT GGTTGCGATGCTTCTATTCTGCTTGATAGCCTACCAGGGTTACCATCTGAAAAGGAATCGATACCGAACCTTAGCCTACGAGGTTTCGGCACAATTGACCTTGTCAAGGCAAAGCTGGAGCAAGCCTGCCCTGGAGTGGTCTCCTGTGCTGATATCCTAGCTCTTGTGGCAAGGGATGTTGTAGTACTA ACCCATGGGCCTTATTGGGATGTCCCAACTGGGCGGAGAGATGGGATGAGTTCAGTAAAGGATGACGCTTTGAACAACCTACCTCCACCCTTTTTCGACGCCACTCGTAACCTGTACCAGTTCTTCATCCCGAAGGGCCTTGATGCCAAGGATCAGGTGGTACTGCTAG GGGGGCACACCCTCGGGACCTCCCACTGCTCATCCTTCTCGGACCGGCTGTACAACTTCAGCGGCACGCTCATGCCCGACCCGTCGCTGGACAGGCAGTACGTCCCACGCCTGAAGACCAAGTGTGTGCCCGGCGACACTAGGACGCTGGTGGAGATGGACCCGGGGAGCTTCAGGACGTTTGATGCGAGCTACTACCGGGTTGTCGCCAAGGGGAGGGCCCTCTTCACCTCTGACGAGACGCTCATGTTGGACCCCTTCGCCAGGGACTACGTCTTGCGCCAGGCGGCCGTGGCAGCAGAAGGGGCATACCCCGCGGAGTTCTTCGCGGACTTCGCGGCGTCCATGGTGAAGATGGGAAACATGCAGGTACTCACCGGCGAAcatgggcaggtcaggaggcgctgCGCCGCCGTGAACCTGATGTACATGTAG